The nucleotide sequence ACACCTTTATCTTTATCTAGATCTATCTTCTTTGAATGAAAGTGTGACAATAGTAAAAGTTCTCGAAGGTCAAGACATTCAGATCCACATATTCTTATATCCTTCCTTCGATCACCATCTTTTTGACTGCTCTGACGTCGGTAGCACGCTCGCACATATATCTATCTCCTGCCTGATTTGTTTTAACAAGTTCCTAGCACATCTCTCTCCTTAGGCGGTGCAAGAGCAACTCCACGGTGAACAATATACaataaaaatttggctattgATGCTTTCTATTtactataatttttaaattattatattatattttaagaaTAGTTAGGAAAAGGAGAAAATCATATTCTGCTAATTGCGTTAAGCTGGTGTTATTGATGATGGTACTAATAATCGAAGTTTCTACATAGAGGTTCTTGTGAGCATATGCAAATATTAATGATGAAAGTTTCatcattatatttattatttaatatacaATTGATTATTagattattaatattttctatttattaTGATTTAATACATATGTCCCCCTTCCCTTCCTAATTAATTAGGGTAAGACTAGTACTAGAGCCCACCCCGTTCGCTATTGAGCCGCCGCTGAACACGGTAGATCCACAATCGAACTAATCACGGTCGACGCGCGATCACACCAGTAGCGGGACCGACGGTCGAGGCAGCATGAGCCGCCAATGCCACAACGCCACGAGGAGGGGCCGCGAATCCAAAGATCATTCATAATCATCGGATCCTGGGACTGACTCTAATCCAACGGCCAAAAATGGACTTCGTTCCCAAAGGCCGCAATGTTTTGAACCCTAACAAGCTCGCGCGGAAAAGCCAGGGCAGTGAAAGCGCcgggaaaaaacaaaaatatatccTACCGTCACTAGGTACAAGTACAACTCCCCTTCACCCTATTTCCTTTCTTTCGTGTCCGCGTGTCCTTGGAATCCATCGTCCAATACCTCATCATCTCCTCCCTCGGAACTCGGCCTTGGACGCATGAAATTGGATGATTGGATCCCTCACGTCTCAGAGAACCAGCGTCCCACACTCGTCCTCAATAGCCTTCGCTCTCCTGGTCTCTCGTCAGATGAACACCGACTCTCCTGCAACGGTAGTAGAAAACAATTTCCCACCAAACCCTCACTTCacatcccttttttcttctctccttccACCAGGTCTAAAACCAAAGCACTCTCTCATCGTTCTTTAATTTTTCAATCTCGAGATGGGTCTAAAAGGATTCGTTGAAGGCGGGATCGCGTCCATCGTGGCCGGCTGCTCGACGCACCCGCTCGACCTTATCAAAGTCCGCATGCAGCTCCACGGGGAGACGCTAAGCCCCGCGGTCTCCACCCGCCGCCCCCGCTCTCGGCTTCCACACCAACGCCACCGCCACCGTCGCTCTCCCCCGGCCGCATCCCCGCCCAGGCCCGCTCGCCGTCGGCGCCCAGATCCTCCGCTCCGAAGGCCCTGCCGCGCTCTTCTCCGGCGTCTCCGCTGCCGTCCTCCGCCAGACCCTCTACTCCACGACACGCATGGGCCTATACGACATCTTCAAGAAGAAGTGGTCCCCCGCCGGCGACGGCAGCGCCCTTCCACTCCACCGCAAGATCGCCGCCGGCCTTGTCGCCGGCGGGATCGGCGCCGCGGTCGGGAACCCCGCCGATGTGGCGATGGTCCGGATGCAGGCCGACGGCCGGCTCCCGGCGGCGGACCGGCGGAACTACAAGAGCGTGGTCGACGCGATCGGGCGGATGGTGAGGAGCGAGGGTGTGGGGAGCCTGTGGCGGGGGTCGGCGCTGACGGTGAACCGGGCGATGATCGTGACGGCGTCGCAGCTGGCGACGTACGACCAGGCGAAGGAGGCGATCCTGGCGCGGAGGTTGATGGTGGACGGGCTAGGGGCGCACGTGACGGCGAGCTTCACCGCCGGTGTGGTGGCGGCGATGGCGTCGAACCCGGTGGATGTGGTGAAGACGAGAGTGATGAACATGAAGGTGGAGAAGGGGGCGCCGCCGCCGTACGCCGGAGCGCTCGACTGCATGTTGAAGACGGTGAGGACGGAGGGGCCGATGGCGCTCTACAAAGGGTTTATTCCGACCGTGTCCCGCCAGGGGCCGTTCACGGTGGTGCTCTTCGTCACTCTCGAGCAGGTCCGCAAGCTCCTCAAGGACTTCTGATCACCGTTAGATCTCGATCGGACGGTGGATGATTGGACGATGACGATAAAAGTAGCTTCTAAATAAATTTAGTTTTTATATTATTCAAAATCCCCATCATCATCGTCCATCATTGTATCAACGTGATTCCCGTGATCCTGGGAAGACATAAAACAATGGGAGCTTAGACGTCCTTTACTTTTTTATAATGTTTGTACcctttgaatattttattcaaaaaataaagcCCATTGTGGATTGAGACTAAAtagttgggttttttttttttttcataaatgggATAGTTGATGGAAGGCTTGCGGAAAGTATAGGAATGGCTTATCTATTCGCACCAAGATTCATTTAAAATTCTATTATCCAAATTTCTAAACCTAATTGAAAATTtatctaaaaattataaatcCATTGTGTCAGAAAACAGTAAATTAATTGGATATCCGAATTcatcttatttatttttatttgcatcGGATTATTCGGTAAGATATCCGATACATGTATTAATATAATTTGGCAGACAGTTTAAATATAAATGAGTTTTGTAtgttattataaaaataaaaattatatatctttGAAGTTTGGGATTGCTGCCttacaatatatatatgttacaatttaaTAGATGAGTCAACTGTTTACCCTTCTTAAGCCACACATGCAATGATCTTGTTTTTAGTACTTGGTGAGGATTTAGGTTATTCTAATCTAGAATTATACGTCTCTAGATAGCCACCACGTCAtccattttaaaaatatatggctCTCCATCTTAGAAATTAGAAAGGTAATTTTCGATGTGATGCACAATGTATTGTGAGATGGAGGAAAGTTGTTCGTCTTCCATATGGATGACATAGAGGCTATGCAGGGCTGTATAATCCTATGAGGTGCAAAACCATTATACTACATGAGAATACCTAAGTTGGACATTTTCAagtcaaaaacaaaaatacaaGAAAACAATATTACAAACTCCAGCATAAGTTACAAGATGAAGGGATACAAATCTACCTGCATCTCTTGATTTTATTCCTTAAGTCCTCACAACTTATTAACGAAAAAGCAGGCAGATCTAAAAACTAACTTATGGAATGATTGTGCGTTCTGACTCTTTAAACATTTAAATTGCAATTTTGCTCATAGGAATTGATCTCTTTGAATAAGAAATGCGCAAAAATTACTATAAATTGTTTAAGAATAAAAATATAGAATAGTATGTTAAGATAgctctactaatattaaaatatttggcTTTTATTAGTCTCTACCTTATCCTACTCTTCTGGAATTGATGACACGTATCCGGTTTCATAATATTCTATATTTTTCTCCTCTCAGAGAGCAACAAACGAGATTTCGTTAAAAAagtaatatatttaaaattctCTACATTACCATTAAATGAGTGCCATGAATGTCCATCCCATAGCACATGCACCCACATGTGCCTGCTTGTATTTCCATGTACTAATGCATGCAAACAAAAGGAACTAAATAATAGGTAAAGAATTGACAATTattcataaattttataaatattttttcgaCGATAATTCTAGAAGTACAAATAGGTCGGGTCGGACCAGATCACGAGTAACCCCGATCCAATCTGTTTCCTTattcggatcctaattttggacccagacccaatCATTAAAAGATCGAATTGGATCGGGTCGGATCTACGgctataatttttgacccaatagATCATTCAGGTCGAGTCGGATTCATGCATAACTCGGTCTAAATCCAAAAAATTCGGATCCGCTCTAGTCTGCATAACTAATAAATTGTGCCAAAGAAGTTGAGAGAATTATATGACTAACGAGGAACTCCTAAATGGTTGGAGAATTGGTAACATTTCAAATAATGCTAGAAATATAATGATGTCTAAATAGTCctttttgttgttttaaaatttaataccttttactcaaaaaaaaaaggagaaaaaaataatatcttttttcACAAGTTCAAATGAATTTATCAAAGAGCATATGCCATGATAGAATTATATAAAACTTGTAGATCTGAGAATCTTGTATGTCGCTTGCATGCACGCTCCCATTCCAATAATTGGGGAGGTGCAAATGCATGTTTAGAGAAGGAAGACAATGGACTTTATGAATGGTGATAAGGCTTTGAAGCAGTCCTCAGCTAGCAACCCTAATTTAACTAACTTGTAAAGTATCTTTATTCATATAAAAAGGGGCAGCCAAGAAAGCTCCTTGCGCCATCTGGGTTCATCTAATGGAATGACCTTGGATATGGAGCAATGACCAGACACCGTGCCGGCAAAGAAACGAGAGATAATTTCCTTGCTTGGGGGAGATATTGAAGATATTGAATGCCTTTTGAGATGTCTATGGAAGAAAACGAAGATGACCATTCCCATTGCCAAACAGCAAGTTATATATCTAAACCTTCATTTAGAGGCTGTCGGCTTCATCTCCGATTTTTTGGGACCGGCCGCATAATGTTGAGAAAATAATCATAGACTAGCCAAGCCTACAAAAAGAATTAAACTAGTGCGGTAAAATGCTAgacatattatttagatttttttagcTCTGTAGCCCATGATCAATCTCCACAAAACTCTGCATAGGTCATGAGTCgaatccgctctgataccattttgtTATAACCCAATATTTCACTCCAAAAATACTAGCCAAAAAatgttatttgggtttcttggctCTTTATAAGTACCTAAAATCTACTCAGTACATtgtcgatgtggaactaaatataACCCGCATGGGTCCTTGCACATGTATGACAAAGTACAATCCTATAATTATCAATCCCACATTTAGGAAGACTCAAAAGGAAAGTTAGGGTTGATGGTCAAACAAAATAGTCTGCGGGTGCCAGCGTCATGTGCATTGAGGAGGTGGTTTCTCACCTCATTGATGTTGAAAAAAATAACTATAAAACAGCCAAGTCAACACAGTAATTAAAATGGGTAATATCAAGCTGATACAAGTACagtgaagcacaaagtttgcaATCATCCCCCATCTAGGTAAATTCAATGAGTAGTTAGCATTAAAAACTCAAAAGAGATTGCTTGCAAGAACATATGTTATTTGCCAGGCGGTCTTCAAACTAACTTTATCGTTGATGGTTAATTTTCTACCTTTTCGTCACTACAACTATTTTTTGAGACCAGTTACTAGAGCTATTATATAACTGCTCCTTGTATAAAGGAACATCCAGAGAGATGATGAGAGGAGTTCGCTATGATTCAATATACAACTACCAAAGAAAAAGGGAATCAATCCTCTACAAATAGGATGTAAATGATATCCAAAAACTTGATCATCCAgcctgaattttttaaaataggtgTATGGACTCAAATAAATTTTTGGCAACCTTACCTGATCAATTTTGAATTCTATATTTACAAATTTAGACTTAACTATGTTCAAATATGAAAACTTCATAACCAAATACTAAAAAATAAGCTATATACATGTAGTATATGTAAATATAGCAATATCAGAAAAAGGCTACACGGTTTGtgttaatttttttcttcatatttgtgtttttattttttttcctatatGCTCTCTTCCCATTTGCTATTTTAGATTTTGATTTGTTTCAAACTATATAGATTTTGATTATGTCTAAATCAAACTAAATATAAATAGGAAAGTAAATATGTTTCAAATGTAATTGGATTTGTTTCAAAACCAACCTTTCACTTTCATATGATGCTCCTTTTATATTGTATCATCATAAACCATTGTGATAAGATCCTCTTATTGTTAATCCTTTGCTAGTTGACCTATCAAAATCGCGTGCTAAATACTTCAAAAGACTCGTGTCCAAATTTGAATCTGAATATTAATCGAGCTTGGATGCAAGTTTGGAAGTTCACTAATTTTGATGGGCTTGAAACTGAATCCGAACTTGATTGTTCTAACTGACTTTGGATGTGGATACGGTATGGATCTAACCCGAATCTACTTGTTCACAATCCTAGTTACAAAATATTAGTTGTAGGAAATTTCTGTAAGTGAGGTATAGAGCAAATTTTTATTAGTTATGCAACGATGATGATCAAACGCTAGAGATAGGGGAGTTAAAGTTGTTTACACTAAAGTATTATAAATTCGAAAGATACAAGTCTGTCTCCATCTATTAAATCAAGCAAATCAGACATGCTTCTCACTTGACACACAATGCTTATGTTAAAATATAGCTAAATGTTTCATATGTAATTTATGAAATACTATTAAACATTAACTTGTATTCGAAAACTGAATTGTCTCATGACTATCAGGCATTACAAAACAAGAAACTTATGAGAGTAAAGTGGTATTACTTTTATCCTGACTCAACCTAACCTAAGGTAACCTATTTAGGATTTTTCATAATCATGCAAATCTATACAATTATAAGGAAAATCCAGTGGAATGTTCACATTTTGACAAACTAGATGTTCAACCAGTATAATAAATGCACTCACTTTACCTAACTTACCTAACTcttcttagctttcaattaaaaaaagaaattagatgAGTGCAACCATCAAAAATACACGTATATTTATCttcaaatataaaatttaaaatatttaatcataagATTATTGCCACCTATATTGCTGCTCCTGTTCATCCTATCGGCTCAGCCAGCCTTTATAAACGCTAGGTTTTGGTTAGAATCCAAAACGTCATTTTGATCAAACTTACAAAATGAAGTCTAAAGTCATTACCATGACCTGTTTGGTGTCACATAAGTTTGTAATCAAATTCTAGCCAGATCAAATCTTGTCACTAACAGCCAAAAAACACTAGATGGCTCCTCTATGTTTATATATCTTCCTGCTGtacttcaatttttttctctcaaaattcaaaacagagGAGTCTATTTAAAGACCAGAAGACTTCTCTAAATGGCGGCCCCTTGACTCAATAAAAGACCGCAGCACCGAGCTTGGGCCGAAGACCTAGAAGCCTGAACAGTATGAACTGGGTTTGAGCTTAGAAATAAATCTAAGAATCCTTGAGGTATTGCTTATGTTGTAATCCAAGAAAAAATGACAAGACTGAGCAACATGTACAATGAAACcctttattattactattattattattattgtaaaACTTTTGGAGCTTTTGGTAGCAAGGATTTTGCTTTCAAATAAAGCAAATAAAAGTAATAAACAAAAGCAAGGAATACTATGCAAATGCTATCTTCAAGACTAATTTGTCGAGAAATATAAACAGCAATAATGATGCCCCCCGCCCCcacaccccccaaaaaaaaaagaaatgtggAACCTTGTCCGACCTCATCACCTGGCACCAACCATGAGGGacggcccaatgcatttgggggcctaaggcgaactcatt is from Phoenix dactylifera cultivar Barhee BC4 chromosome 6, palm_55x_up_171113_PBpolish2nd_filt_p, whole genome shotgun sequence and encodes:
- the LOC103716172 gene encoding LOW QUALITY PROTEIN: mitochondrial uncoupling protein 5-like (The sequence of the model RefSeq protein was modified relative to this genomic sequence to represent the inferred CDS: inserted 2 bases in 1 codon), which codes for MGLKGFVEGGIASIVAGCSTHPLDLIKVRMQLHGETLSPAVSTXAAPALGFHTNATATVALPRPHPRPGPLAVGAQILRSEGPAALFSGVSAAVLRQTLYSTTRMGLYDIFKKKWSPAGDGSALPLHRKIAAGLVAGGIGAAVGNPADVAMVRMQADGRLPAADRRNYKSVVDAIGRMVRSEGVGSLWRGSALTVNRAMIVTASQLATYDQAKEAILARRLMVDGLGAHVTASFTAGVVAAMASNPVDVVKTRVMNMKVEKGAPPPYAGALDCMLKTVRTEGPMALYKGFIPTVSRQGPFTVVLFVTLEQVRKLLKDF